The sequence CCGGCAGGCCGCGCACCTGGCCGAGCGCTTGCAGCGCCGCACCCAGCGAGGCATGGCTGGACTGCTCGCCGCTGTTCAGGTTGCGCGTGATGTAACGCTCCGTGAGGGCGTGGAACTGGAGCTGGTAACGCTGGCGCAGCTCGGCGAACTCGGCATCCCAGATGATGCGGCGGCGGCGTTCCAGGCGTATGTCGAGCTCGAAATCGAGCGGCAGCCCGCTCTCGAGCGCCTCCAGGGCGGTAGCGCTGAGCTGGTAGTCGATGTCGGCATCGAGGTACCAGACGCCGTCCTGCAGGCGCGTCTGGGCATCCACGATGACGAGGCCTTCATCGGCATGCGCCAGGGGCAGCAACAGGAGGCACAGCGCGCACACGCGGAGCGCGATGCGTCGCCATCCCGATGGACCCCTCCATTGCTCCGCGTGACGCATCGCCTCCCGCCTAGGCCGTCTTTACGAGGCAAGCATAATAAAACCCGTCCGCCCCTGCCTCTCCACTCAAAAGCTGCCGCCCGGGCCCGGCGCGCCGCCCCCAGGCGGGCTCGCCGAAGTCCACCGCGCGCGCGTCCGGGTGCCGGCGCAGGAAGCCGGTGGCCTGGGCCGCGTTCTCCGCCCGCCAGATCGAGCAGGTCGCGTACAGCAGGCGGCCGCCCGGGGCCAGCACGCCCCAGAGCGCGTCCAGCAGCGCCTGCTGGCGGGCGCCGAGCGCAGCCGTGTCGCCGGGGCGCCGCAACAGCTTGATATCCGGATGCCGCCGCACCACGCCGCTGCCGGTGCAGGGTGCGTCGAGCAGGACGCGCTCGTACCAGCGGCCATCCCACCAGCTGGCAGGATCCGCGGCGTCGCCCTGCAACACCTGCGCCTCGAGCCCGAGGCGCGCGAGGTTGTCGCGCACGCGCTCGAGGCGTGCAGCGGCGACGTCGAGCGCGGTCAGCTCGATGCCCTCGTAGCGCTCGAGGAGATGGCAGGCCTTGCCGCCGGGCGCAGCGCAGGCGTCGAGGACGCGCATGCCCGGCTCCGGCGCCAGCAGGCCGGCCGCGAGCTGCGCCGCACCGTCCTGGACGGAGACGTCGCCCGCGGCGAAGCCGGGCAACTCCTCGACCGCCACCGGCTTCTCCAGCCGCAGCGCGTCCGGCGCGGCGTCCCAGGGTTCGGCCTCGATGCCCGCTGCGAGCGCGCGGGCCAGCCACGCCTCGCGGCTGGTCCGGCGGCAATTGACCCGCACCCACATCGGGGCCTGCGTGTTGTTCGCCGCCACCAGCGCCTCCCAGTCACGCGGCCAGTCGTGCGCCAGCGCGTCCAGCCACCAGCGCGGATGCGCGTGAACCACTTCCGGCTCCCGGGCCACCCGCGCCTTCAGCGCGTCGCCCTCGCGCAACCAGCGGCGCAGGCAGGCGTTCAACAGGCCCGCATGGCGCGCGCGCCCCAGCAGGCGGGCCGCCTCGACGCTGGCATCGACGGCGGCATGGTCGGGCACGCGTGAAGCCTCGATCTGGTACAGCCCGATCGCCAGCAGGGCCTGGACATCGGCATCGCGCGGCGGCAGGGGCCGCGCCAGCAGCAGGCCCGCCCAGCGCGCCAGGCGCGGGTAGAGCCGCAGCGAGCCATAGGCGAGCTGCGCGGCCAGGGCGCGATCCGGTCCTTGCAACGCGCCGGTGGCGGCAGCGAGGGCATCGTCCAGCGACCGCCCCGCGCCGATGACGGCGCCGACGGCACGCGCGGCGGCAGCCCGGGCGGCGGCCCCGGCGCTCATGCCCCGAGCTGCTCGCCGAGCAGCGCCCGGCCGTTGAGGAAATCCCGCGCCACCAGGACGCGTCCGCCGGGCGCCTGCAACTCCAACAGGCGCACGCTGCCCAGGCCCGTAGCAACATCTATCCCTTCCGGGCCCGCCCGCCAGACCCGGCCCGGCGGGCCCTCTGCCTCGGCGAGCGCGCCGGCGCGATGCAGCTTGAGGCGCTGCCCGCGCCAGGTCGTCCAGGCGCCGGGCCTCGGGGCGAAGGCGCGGATGCGGCGCGCCAGCTCGATCGCCGCGCCCTGCCAGTGCACCTCGGCATCCTCGGGCGTGATCTTGCCGGCATAGCTGGCGAACGTCTCGTCCTGCGGCCGGGGCCGGAGCCGGCCGGCCACGATCTCGGGCAAAGTCGCGGCCAGCAGCTCGGCGCACATCGCTGCGAGCCGGGTCCGGAGTTCCCCCGCAGTCTCGAGCTCGCCGATGTTCGTATCCTGCATTTTGTATACGGGTCCCGTGTCCAGCCCTTTATCCATCGACATAATGGAAATTCCCGTGGTCGCATCGCCGGCCAGGATGGCCGCCTGGATCGGCGCCGCCCCGCGCCAGCGCGGCAGCAGGGAGGCATGGCCGTTGACGCAGCCATGGGCCGGCAGGGAGAGCACCAGGCCGGGCAGGATGAGCCCGTAATCGACCACGACCAGGACCTCGGGCCGCAGTGCGGCGAGCTGGGCGACGGACGCGGGATCCCGCAGCGTCACCGGGGTCAGGGTCTCGAGACCGAGTTCGGCGGCACGCTGGCCGACGGGCGTCGGCATCAGGCGGCGGCGACGTCCCGTGGGGCGGGGCGGCTGGGTCAGGACGCCGGAGACCTCCCACGAACCCCCCGCCAGGGCCTCGAGCGACGGCACGGCGAAATCGGAACTGCCCGCAAAGACGAGGCGGGGCACGGGCAGGGCCTAGAGCACGCCGGCGGTGGCAGGTTCCCTCTGGCGACGACCCTTTTCAATCCGCTTGCGGATGCGCTGCCGCTTGAGATCGGAAAGATAGTCCACGAACAGCTTGCCCTCGAGGTGGTCCATCTCGTGCTGCACCACCACGGCCAGCAGGCCGTCCAGCTCCATCTCGAAGCTCGCCCCTTCCAGGTTCAGCGCCCGCACGCGGATCCACTCCGAGCGGGTCACGGATTCATAGAAGCCCGGGACGGACAGGCACCCTTCCTCCATCACCTCGGTGCCGCGGCGCTCCAGGATCTCCGGATTGATAAATATGTGCGGTGTGTCCTGTTCCTCGGAGATGTCCGCGACCAGCATGCGACGGTGGACGTCGACCTGCGTCGCCGCCAGCCCGATGCCCGGAGCCGCGTACATGGTCTCCAGCATGTCGGCGGCGAGGCGCCGCAGCTCGTCATCCACCACGTCCACGGGCTGCGCCCTGGTGCGCAACCTGGGGTCCGGGTACTCGAGTATGTTCAGAATGGCCATGAGCGCGGTTCCAATTGCTCGTGTAATACGCCACAAAATGCGGGTAACGGTATGACAATTCAAGCCCACCGTGCTAACTTCGCAGCGGTGCAAAGGTGGCGGGAAAGCCCGCGGCCGGGTACCGGAGACACCGACTGCCGCGGATTATACCAAGCCGCGGCGGAGCACTCTTACAAAGGACAGCATGGAGCAAGGCCCGCCATGTCCCAGTCGATCTTCCGTCTCTTTCGCGTCAGTGTGCTGAGCAGTTTCGGCGCCGCATTGCTGCTCGGCGGCTGCGCCAGCACACCCGAAGCTCCGCCGCCTGCCGCGACGCCGGCGCCTCCGCCCGCCGTGGTGACGCCTGCGCCGCAAGCCGAGGCTCCGGCCCCGGTCGCGACCGCGGCGCCCGCGCCCGCGGTACGACTCAACCCGGCCCACCCCGACCGCTACGTGGTGAAGAAGGGCGACACGCTGTGGGACATTTCCGCCATGTTCCTGCGCGATCCCTGGTTCTGGCCGGAGATCTGGTACGCCAACCCGCAGGTTGCCAACCCGCACCTCATTTACCCGGGCGACGTGCTGACGCTGGTCTACATCAACGGCCAGCCGCGCCTCGTGCTGGAGCGCGGCGCGGGTCGTGAGAGGCTCGAGCCGCGCGTCCGGGCGGAGCCGCTGGAAGACGCGATCCTCACCATCCCCTACGACCGCATCGCCGCTTTCCTGAGCCGGCCGTCCGTGGTCGAGCGGGACGACGCCGACCGCGCGCCCTACATCCTGACGAGCCGGCGCGGCCACATCGTGCACGGAGCACAGTCCGAGGTCTACGTCCGCGGCAGCGACTTTGTCGTCGACGACGACTACAGCGTGACGCGCATCGGTGCGCGACTGACGGACCCCGATACCGGCGACATCCTGGGTTACCAGGGACACTACGTCGGCGAAGGGCGCATCGTCCGCGCAGGCGACCCGGCCACCATGTACCTCACGTCCACGGAGCGCGAGGCGCTGAACGGCGACAAGCTGTTCCCGGTCGACACCGACTTCCCGCTGCGCTTTATCCCGCGGGCTCCCGAGCAGCAGGTCGACGGCAGCATCATCCACGTGCTCGACGGCGTCTCTCTGGTCAGCGCTTTCCAGATCGTCACGCTCAACCGCGGCAGCAACCACGGCCTGGCGCCGGGCCACGTGCTCGCAGTGTGGCAGGCCGGACAGCGCGTGCCGGACCGCTTCGGCGGCGGCCAGGTGCAGCTGCCGGACGAATATGCAGGCTACCTGATGGTATTCAAGACCTACGAAAAGCTGAGCTTCGGCCTCATCATGCAGGCGCAGAACGAGATCCGCGTGCTGGACAAGGTGCGCACTCCCTGACCGCCCGCGTCCGACCGATGAACCGAACCACGACGCCGGCCACAAGCCGGCGTCGTGCTGTCAGGAGCCCGATATGAACGATGCGGCCGCCTGGCTGCGCCTGTCGCTGACGCCGGGGATTCCCGACGAGGCCGCGCGCCGCCTTGCCGGCCATCCGGGCGGGCTGGGGGCCCTGCTGGAGGGGGGCGTGGCGGCGCTGGTGCAGCTCGGCGTGCCGGAACCCGCCGCGCGCACGCTCACCGGGCCGGCGCCCGAGTGGCTGCCCGGCGCGCTGGACTGGCTGGAGCACCCCGGGCACGACCTGCTGACGCTGGCGGACGCGGATTACCCGGCGCTGCTGAAACTGGCGCCAGGGGCGCCGGCCGCGCTGTTTCTGCGCGGCCGCCGGGAGCTGCTCGCGGACCCGCACTTCGCCATTGTCGGCAGCCGCAACCCGACGCCCCAGGGCGCGGAGAACGCGCGCGCCTTTGCCGGCTACCTGGCGGGCTGCGGCCTGGTGATCTGCAGCGGGCTGGCGAGCGGAATCGACGCGGCCGCGCATGAAGGCGCCCTGGCGGCCGGCGCCCCGACCACGGCGGTGCTCGGCTGCGGGCCGGATCGCGCCTACCCCGCCGCCAATGCCGGGCTGGCGCAGCGCATCGCCGCCGAGGGCCTGGTGATATCGGAGTACTTGCCGGGCACCCGCCCGCTGAAGGAACATTTCCCCCGGCGCAACCGCATCATCAGCGGCCTGTCGCTCGGCGTGCTGGTGGTCGAGGCCGCCCGCCGCAGCGGCTCGCTGATCACGGCGCGCCTCGCCGGGGACCAGGGCCGGGAAGTCTTTGCCATCCCCGGCAGCATCCACAACCCGCTGGCGCGTGGCTGCCACCAGCTGATCCGGCAGGGCGCCGTGCTGGTGGAAACGGCGGCCGATATCCTGGCCGAAATCGGCCCCCTCGCCGGCATCCCGACGGAGCCCGCGCCCCCGGGCCGCCCCGCCCGGGAGGCAGCGCCGGAGACGGACGGCGACTACCGCAAGCTGCTCGACGCGCTCGCCCACGACCCCTGCGGGGTCGACGCGCTGGCCGGCCGCACCGGTTTGACCACCGCGGAGGTTTCATCGATGATGCTGATCCTTGAACTCCAGGGAGCCGTGGAGTCCTTGCCGGGCGGACGTTATGCCCGCACAACGACGAGGTCTTGAAATGACGGAGAGTGTGCTCGACGTTCTGATGTACCTGTTCGAGACCGCGGGCGAGGACGGCCTGCCGCCGGAGCCGAACCGGGACGGGCTGAGGGAAGAACTCGAGCGCGCCGGCTTCCACCACCGCGAGATCGAGCGGGCGCTGGAATGGCTGGACGGGCTGGCGGGCCACCGCGGCGGGGACGTCGCCAGTCCGCCTACGGACCGCGCCGTAAGGATCTATGCCCACAGCGAGCGGGCGCGCATGGACGCCGAGGGGCGCGGGTACATGATGTACCTGGAGCAGATCGGTATCCTGTCGCCGCACCAGCGCGAACTGGTGATCGACCGGCTGATGGCGCTCGACAGCGAGGAGATCGACGTCGACGACATCAAGTGGGTGGTGCTGATGGTGCTGTTCAGCCAGCCGGGCGAGGAAAGCGCCTATGCACGGATGGAGGACCTGGTGTTCGACGACCGGGCCTGGGTGGTGCACTAGGACCGCCCGTCGCGCGGCCCTGGCACGAGTCTACGGGGGTCGTGGCGCGAGCCACGGCCCGTTTTTTCGATATGCAGACCGTAAAGTGAGATGAGCAAAAACCTGGTAATCGTGGAATCGCCGGCAAAGGCCAAGACCATCGAGAAATACCTCGGCGGCGACTTCAAGGTGCTCGCTTCCTACGGTCACGTGCGCGACCTCCGGGCCAAGGAGGGCGCCGTCGATCCCGAGCACGGCTTCGCCATGAAGTACGAGGAGATCGACCGCAACAAGCGTCACGTCGATGCCATCGCCCGCGCCATGCGCAACGCCGACGCGCTCTACCTCGCCACCGACCCGGACCGCGAAGGCGAGGCGATCAGCTGGCACGTATGCGAATCGCTGCGCGAGCGCGGCCTGCTCGACAGCCGTCCCGTGTACCGCATCGTGTTCCACGAGATCACCAAGCGCGCGGTCCAGGAAGCCCTCGAGCATCCGCGCGACATCTCCGGCGACCTGGTGAACGCGCAACAGGCCCGGCGCGCGCTCGATTACCTGGTCGGCTTCAACCTCTCACCCCTGCTGTGGCGCAAGATCCGTCCCGGCCTGTCCGCGGGCCGGGTGCAGACACCGGCGCTGCGCCTCATCGTCGAGCGCGAGCGCGAGATCGAGGCTTTCAAGCCGGTCGAGTACTGGAGCATCGAGGCCGGCCTGGAGAAAGACGGCCAGTCCTTCCCGGCGCGGCTGGCGGAGTACGGCGGCCAGCGCATCGACGACAAGCTGCAGAAGTTCTTCATCGGTGACGAAGGCCAGGCCCGCGAGGCCGACCGCACGCTGCGCGAGTCCGCCGCCGGCAAGCTGCTGGTCGCGGCCGTGGAGCGACGCCAGCGCAAGCAGAACCCGGCGCCGCCGTTCACCACCTCCACGCTGCAGCAGGAGGCCGCGCGCAAGCTCGGCTTCACCGCGCAGAAGACCATGCGCACCGCGCAGCGGCTCTACGAGGGCGTGGACTTCGGCGAGGGCGCCACCGGCCTGATCACCTACATGCGTACCGACTCGGTGTCGCTCGCCGCCGACGCCGTGCGCGAGATTCGCGCCGTGATCGGCGAGCGCTTCGGCGCCAGGGCGTTGCCGGAGAAGCCGCGCCACTATCGCACCAAGTCCAAGAACGCGCAGGAAGCGCACGAGGCCATCCGGCCCACCTCGGCTGCATGGCACCCGGACAACCTCGTCGGCCGGCTCGATCGCGACCAGCAGCGCCTCTACGAGCTGATCTGGAAACGCGCCGTCGCCAGCCAGATGGCGACCGCTGTGTTCGACACGGTCTCGCTGGACCTGGTGCCGTCGCAGGCGCCCGAGGCCGGCCACCGCTTCCGCGCTTCCGGCTCGATCCTGGTCGAGCCCGGCTACATCGCGGTCTACCAGGAAGGGCGCGACGACGCCGAGGACGAACAGGACCGGCGCCTGCCGCAGGTCAGCGAAGGCGAGCTCGTGGCGCTGCAGAAGCTAGAGGCGGAGCAGCACTTCACCAAGCCGCCGCCGCGCTTCACCGAGGCCAGCCTGGTGAAGACGCTGGAGGAATTCGGCATCGGCCGGCCCTCCACGTATGCCTCCATCATCTCCACGCTGCTCGATCGCGAGTACGTGGAGCTGGACCGCAAGCGCTTCGTCCCCACGGACGTGGGCCGCATCGTCAGCACCTTCCTCAGCGAGCATTTCACGCAGTACGTGGACTACGACTTTACGGCCCGGATGGAGGATCGCCTCGACGCCATCTCGCGCGGCGAGCAGGACTGGAAGGCGCTGCTCGGACGCTTCTGGGAACCGTTCCGCGACCTGGTCCAGGACAAGCAGGAATCGGTCACGAAGAAGGACGTGATGCCGAACCGCGAGCTCGGCGCCGACCCGGCAACCGGCAAGCCGGTGCTGGTGAAGATCGGGCGCTTCGGTCCTTACGTGCAGATCGGCACCGCCGAGGACGAAGAGAAGCCGCGCTTTGCCGGCATCCCGCGTGGCAAGAGCATGCAGAACATCACGCTGGAAGAAGCGCTGGAACTGTTCAAGCTGCCGCGCGAACTGGGCCAGACGCCGGACGGGCTGCCGGTGCTGGTGAACATCGGTCGCTTCGGGCCCTTCGTGAAGTACGGCGCCAAGTACGCTTCGCTGAAGAAGGACGACGACCCTTACACCATCGGGCTCGAGCGCGCGCTCGAGATCGTGCGCGACAAGGAAGCGCTGGACGCCGCCCGTACCATCCGCGAGTTCCCGGACGCCGGGGTGCGCATCCTCAAAGGCCGCTTCGGCCCCTATGCCACGGACGCAGGGCGCCGCGCGAGCATCCCCAAGGGTCGCGACCCCGCTACCGTGACCCTCGAGGAAGCGCTCAAGCTCCTCGAAGAGGCGCCGGCGAAAAAGGGCGCGCGCAAGAAGAAGGCGGCGAAAAAGGCTGGGGCGAAGAAGGCCACGACCAAGAAAGCCCCAGCCAAGAAAAAGGCGAAGAAAAAGGCCAGGAAGAAAGCCGCTGCCGGCGGAAAGAAGACCGCGGCGAGGAAGAAGAAGGTCGCCGCAGTCGGCCAGGGCGAGACCGGGGAGAGCTGACCATGGCGGGCACCCTCGCGATCCGGCGGGCAGCCGCCCTCGTTCGCGCAGGAGGCGTCATCGCCTACCCGACCGAGTCCGTGTGGGGTCTCGGCTGCGACCCGCTCGACGCCGAAGCCGTAGCGCGCATCCTCGCCATCAAGGAACGCCCCGCGACCATGGGGCTGATCCTCATCGCCGCGGAGATGGCGCAACTCGACCCCTGGATCGAACCGGTCTGCCACGAAGTCGAGGCCCGCGTCGCGGCGACCTGGCCCGGCTCGGTCACCTGGGTCTTCCCGGCGCAGCCCTGGGTGCCGTTCTGGGTACACGGCGGCCGCGGCTCACTCGCGGTGCGCGTCACCGCGCATGCGCAGAGCGCAGCGCTTTGTCGTGCCGTCGGCTATCCCGTCGTGTCCACCAGCGCCAACCGCAGCGGCCATCCACCCGCCCGGACCGCGGCCCAGGTGCGGCGCTGGCTCGGCGACGACATCGATTTCATTCTCGGCGGCGCCACCGGCAACCATCCCTGGCCGAGCGACATCCGTGACGCCCTCACGGGCCGGGCATTACGCCCGGCCTGAGCGGTCCCCGCATGCTGGAGAGTTGATGGAGCCCATGGTTGGAACAGAGGACATTCTCGCCGTAGAACAATGGCTGCGCACGCTGCAGGATGAGCTGTGCGCGTCTCTGCAGGCGCTCGACGGTGGCGCGCGCTTTCGCAGCGATCGCTGGGACCGTCCCGAGGGCGGCGGCGGCGACAGTCGCGTCATCGAGGAAGGCGCGCTGTTCGAGAAGGGCGGCATCAATTTCTCCGCCGTGCACGGTGCGGCGCTGCCGCCTTCGGCCACCGCGCGCCGGCCCGAGCTGGCCGGGCGCAGCTTCCGCGCCACCGGCGTGTCCATGGTGCTGCACCCGCGCAACCCCTACGTCCCCACCACGCACGGCAACTGGCGCTTCTTCGTCGCCGAGAAACCCGGCGAGGCGCCGGTGTGGTGGTTCGGCGGCGGTTTCGACCTCACGCCTTACTACCCCTTCCTCGAGGACGTGCAGCACTGGCATCGCGAATCGCGCGCCGGCTGCCAGCCCTTCGGCGCGGACGTCTACCCGCGCTACAAGCAGTGGGCCGACGAATATTTCTACCTCAAGCACCGCGACGAGCCGCGCGGCGTCGGCGGCCTGTTCTACGACGACCTCAACGAGTGGGGCTTCGCGCGCTGCTTCGAATTCTCGCGCGCGGTGGCGGCGCGGTTCCTGCCGGCCTATACGCCGATCGCCCAGCGTCGGCGCGACATGCCATGGGGCGAGCGCGAGCGGGAGTTCCAGCTCTACCGGCGCGGCCGCTACGTCGAGTTCAACCTGGTGTACGACCGCGGCACGGTGTTCGGCCTGCAGTCCGGCGGCCGCATCGAGTCCATCTTGATGTCGCTGCCGCCGCTGGTGCGATGGGTGTACGACTGGCACCCGGAGCCCGGCTCGCCCGAGGCCGCGCTGTACGACGATTTTCTCAAGGAACGCGACTGGCTGGAGGACGCATGAGACCCAGATTTCACCTGGCCTTCCCCGTGCACGACCTGGATGCAGCGCGCGGCTTCTATGCCGGCATGCTCGGTTGCAGCATCGGACGCGAGTCCGACAAGTGGGTCGACTTCGATTTCCACGGCCACCAGATCACCGCCCACCTGTGCCCGGACACCAGACCGGCCTCGGTCAACCCGGTTGACGGCAACCGGATACCCGTGCGGCACTTCGGGCTGATCCTGGAGCGCAGCGACTGGGAGGCGCTCGGGGCGAGATTGCGCGAAGCCGGCGCCGATTTCCTCATCGAGCCGCGCCTCCGCTTCAAGGGCCGGCCCGGCGAGCAGGCCACCATGTTCGTACTCGATCCCTCGGGCAACGCGCTGGAGTTCAAGTCCTTCGCGGACGACAGCGCGGTGTTCGCGCCGGATCCCGGCGTCGCCTGAGCGGCCGCAGGCCTCAGGCCAGCGCCAGCCAGAGGTTCAGCAGCGCGACCAGCAGCAGTGCGATCCAGGTGAACAGGGTGCCGTAGAAGCGGCCCGGGCTGGTGCCGCCGCTCTTCGACAGACCCCAGGCATGCGCAGCGCGGCCCAGCAAGAAGCCGGCGCCGAGGACATGCAGCAGCCACCCGGGGGCCCCGCCCAGCTCCGCCAGCAGCAGCAGGACCAGGAACAGCGGGACGTACTCCGCGAAGTTACCGTGCACGCGTACCGCCCGCTCCAGGTCCATGTTGCCGCCGGTGCCCAGGCCGACCTTGCCGCGGCGCCGGTGGTCGACCACCTGCCAGCAGAGCACCAGGAAGAGCAGGCCCAGCAGGCCGCCATAGAACGCCGTGATCGCGGGAGTCATGAGAGTCAGCATCTCCGTGCCAGGTGACCGCGCAAGCTTAACCGAGTCCGGAGCCCGGTAGCGCGATGCAAGGACGCTCCTCCCGTGGGGGAGCGGCCGTCTTTCAGAGCGCCAGGCGCGCGCCGGCGGCCACGCACTCCGCATGGCGGTAGCAGCCCACCAAGTGGTCGTTCACCAGCCCCGTCGCCTGCAGGTGCGCGTAAACGATGGTGCTGCCGACAAAGCGGAAGCCGTGCGCCTTGAGCTCCTTGCTGACGCGGTCAGAAAGCGGCGTGGTGGCGGGCACCTGGCGCATCTCCCGCCACTGGTTGACGACCGGGCGGCCGTCGACGAAATCCCATAACCAGGCGCTGAAGCTGCCGTGTCGCGCCTGCAGCTCGAGGAAGGCGCGGGCGTTGCCGATCGCCGCCTCGATCTTGAGGCGATTGCGGATGATGCCGGCGTCGCCGACCAGCCGCTGCACGCTGCGCCGGTTGAAGCGGGCCACGCGTTCCGGATCGAAGCCGGCAAAGGCGCGGCGGTAACCGTCGCGCTTGTGCAGCACGGTGGACCAGGACAGGCCTGCCTGTGCGCTCTCCAGTACCAGGAACTCGAACTGCCCGTAGTCGTCGGTGACCGGGCAGCCCCACTCATGGTCGTGATACGCCTGGTAGGCATCGCTGACGCCGAGGCACCAACCGCAACGGCTGCGATTATCACTCATCTCGGTCTCCCGCCCGTGCGGGCCCTGCATCTGAAAAGAGAAAGGGGTCCGCGACCAGCGCGGACCCCTGGATCATGCCTCAGGATGAGGCGCCCGGACCGACGCTCACACGCCGTCGGGCTTCTTCTTCGCCTTGTCGCCGCCGCACTTGCCTTCGCCACACTTGCCCTCGGCGCCCTTCTCTTCCTTGTCGCCGCCGCACTTGCCTTCGCCGCACTTGCCCTCGCCGCACTTGCCCTCGGCTTCCTTCTTCTCTTCCTTCTTGCCGTGGTCATCGATGGACGCGTGGGTCATGTAGCCGCTGGACAGCGCCGTCATGCCGAAGGGATTGGCGTCGGCGTGGGCGGACTGGATGCCGGCCAGCGAGCCCGCCAGGGCGATACCGGCAGCCAGCGAAACGGGCTTGATGGTCTTCTTCATCATTGCTGTGGTCCTCTCTCTCTCGGTTCTCGGGTTTCCGGCCTTCAGGCCGTTGTTGTAGAGCGGCGCAAGTCCGCTCATAGTCTCCAGTGCACCGCCTGTTGCAGGCGGTCCCGGATGATCTCGATATCCTCGTCGGGTGTGCCGACGATGGCGGCGCTGCCGCCGCCTTCCATGGGCACGATGGTACCCACAAAGCCCTCTTCGTCGATGGGCGTGGGCCCGACCACTTCTTCGTCCGGCAGCAGCATCACGGTGACCGGGCCCTTTTCGCCCTGCACCACGAAGTGCGCCACCATCTCGCCGCGGAAGGGACAGAGCTTGGCGTAGCTGACCGGCCCTACGGGTTGCGCGAGGCCGGCACGCCCGCGACGC comes from Thioalkalivibrio sp. XN279 and encodes:
- the fmt gene encoding methionyl-tRNA formyltransferase translates to MPRLVFAGSSDFAVPSLEALAGGSWEVSGVLTQPPRPTGRRRRLMPTPVGQRAAELGLETLTPVTLRDPASVAQLAALRPEVLVVVDYGLILPGLVLSLPAHGCVNGHASLLPRWRGAAPIQAAILAGDATTGISIMSMDKGLDTGPVYKMQDTNIGELETAGELRTRLAAMCAELLAATLPEIVAGRLRPRPQDETFASYAGKITPEDAEVHWQGAAIELARRIRAFAPRPGAWTTWRGQRLKLHRAGALAEAEGPPGRVWRAGPEGIDVATGLGSVRLLELQAPGGRVLVARDFLNGRALLGEQLGA
- the dprA gene encoding DNA-processing protein DprA, which translates into the protein MNDAAAWLRLSLTPGIPDEAARRLAGHPGGLGALLEGGVAALVQLGVPEPAARTLTGPAPEWLPGALDWLEHPGHDLLTLADADYPALLKLAPGAPAALFLRGRRELLADPHFAIVGSRNPTPQGAENARAFAGYLAGCGLVICSGLASGIDAAAHEGALAAGAPTTAVLGCGPDRAYPAANAGLAQRIAAEGLVISEYLPGTRPLKEHFPRRNRIISGLSLGVLVVEAARRSGSLITARLAGDQGREVFAIPGSIHNPLARGCHQLIRQGAVLVETAADILAEIGPLAGIPTEPAPPGRPAREAAPETDGDYRKLLDALAHDPCGVDALAGRTGLTTAEVSSMMLILELQGAVESLPGGRYARTTTRS
- a CDS encoding DUF4390 domain-containing protein, with the protein product MCALCLLLLPLAHADEGLVIVDAQTRLQDGVWYLDADIDYQLSATALEALESGLPLDFELDIRLERRRRIIWDAEFAELRQRYQLQFHALTERYITRNLNSGEQSSHASLGAALQALGQVRGLPVIDDALIDPDTKYFVEFRAAVEIKRKGGPLAVVRLFWNDWRTESEWLRWRLGR
- a CDS encoding DNA topoisomerase I produces the protein MSKNLVIVESPAKAKTIEKYLGGDFKVLASYGHVRDLRAKEGAVDPEHGFAMKYEEIDRNKRHVDAIARAMRNADALYLATDPDREGEAISWHVCESLRERGLLDSRPVYRIVFHEITKRAVQEALEHPRDISGDLVNAQQARRALDYLVGFNLSPLLWRKIRPGLSAGRVQTPALRLIVEREREIEAFKPVEYWSIEAGLEKDGQSFPARLAEYGGQRIDDKLQKFFIGDEGQAREADRTLRESAAGKLLVAAVERRQRKQNPAPPFTTSTLQQEAARKLGFTAQKTMRTAQRLYEGVDFGEGATGLITYMRTDSVSLAADAVREIRAVIGERFGARALPEKPRHYRTKSKNAQEAHEAIRPTSAAWHPDNLVGRLDRDQQRLYELIWKRAVASQMATAVFDTVSLDLVPSQAPEAGHRFRASGSILVEPGYIAVYQEGRDDAEDEQDRRLPQVSEGELVALQKLEAEQHFTKPPPRFTEASLVKTLEEFGIGRPSTYASIISTLLDREYVELDRKRFVPTDVGRIVSTFLSEHFTQYVDYDFTARMEDRLDAISRGEQDWKALLGRFWEPFRDLVQDKQESVTKKDVMPNRELGADPATGKPVLVKIGRFGPYVQIGTAEDEEKPRFAGIPRGKSMQNITLEEALELFKLPRELGQTPDGLPVLVNIGRFGPFVKYGAKYASLKKDDDPYTIGLERALEIVRDKEALDAARTIREFPDAGVRILKGRFGPYATDAGRRASIPKGRDPATVTLEEALKLLEEAPAKKGARKKKAAKKAGAKKATTKKAPAKKKAKKKARKKAAAGGKKTAARKKKVAAVGQGETGES
- a CDS encoding LysM peptidoglycan-binding domain-containing protein, producing MSQSIFRLFRVSVLSSFGAALLLGGCASTPEAPPPAATPAPPPAVVTPAPQAEAPAPVATAAPAPAVRLNPAHPDRYVVKKGDTLWDISAMFLRDPWFWPEIWYANPQVANPHLIYPGDVLTLVYINGQPRLVLERGAGRERLEPRVRAEPLEDAILTIPYDRIAAFLSRPSVVERDDADRAPYILTSRRGHIVHGAQSEVYVRGSDFVVDDDYSVTRIGARLTDPDTGDILGYQGHYVGEGRIVRAGDPATMYLTSTEREALNGDKLFPVDTDFPLRFIPRAPEQQVDGSIIHVLDGVSLVSAFQIVTLNRGSNHGLAPGHVLAVWQAGQRVPDRFGGGQVQLPDEYAGYLMVFKTYEKLSFGLIMQAQNEIRVLDKVRTP
- the def gene encoding peptide deformylase, translating into MAILNILEYPDPRLRTRAQPVDVVDDELRRLAADMLETMYAAPGIGLAATQVDVHRRMLVADISEEQDTPHIFINPEILERRGTEVMEEGCLSVPGFYESVTRSEWIRVRALNLEGASFEMELDGLLAVVVQHEMDHLEGKLFVDYLSDLKRQRIRKRIEKGRRQREPATAGVL
- a CDS encoding DUF494 family protein — protein: MTESVLDVLMYLFETAGEDGLPPEPNRDGLREELERAGFHHREIERALEWLDGLAGHRGGDVASPPTDRAVRIYAHSERARMDAEGRGYMMYLEQIGILSPHQRELVIDRLMALDSEEIDVDDIKWVVLMVLFSQPGEESAYARMEDLVFDDRAWVVH
- the rsmB gene encoding 16S rRNA (cytosine(967)-C(5))-methyltransferase RsmB, translated to MSAGAAARAAAARAVGAVIGAGRSLDDALAAATGALQGPDRALAAQLAYGSLRLYPRLARWAGLLLARPLPPRDADVQALLAIGLYQIEASRVPDHAAVDASVEAARLLGRARHAGLLNACLRRWLREGDALKARVAREPEVVHAHPRWWLDALAHDWPRDWEALVAANNTQAPMWVRVNCRRTSREAWLARALAAGIEAEPWDAAPDALRLEKPVAVEELPGFAAGDVSVQDGAAQLAAGLLAPEPGMRVLDACAAPGGKACHLLERYEGIELTALDVAAARLERVRDNLARLGLEAQVLQGDAADPASWWDGRWYERVLLDAPCTGSGVVRRHPDIKLLRRPGDTAALGARQQALLDALWGVLAPGGRLLYATCSIWRAENAAQATGFLRRHPDARAVDFGEPAWGRRAGPGRQLLSGEAGADGFYYACLVKTA